The nucleotide window ATGCTGAAGTTCAAAAGCAAGGTCCAACTGCATCGGAACAAAATAATGTAGAAGATGAGCCGGAAACAACTCAGGAAAAGTCACATGAAAAAGCTCCCTTCATACAAGTACAATCTTCAGTTGATACCAAGGATAATACTATTCCTGATACCAGTGCTCGGGAGCAACAATCACAAGCTGACGGAAGCTCGAAAAATGAAGGAGTGATCATGCCAAATGACAAACGATCAGATCAGGAAGTATCGGATGGATTAGAAACAAGTCCTTCCCAAATGTCGGGGACTCCTCAAACGAAAAGTAATCAGCAGAAAAGTACTCCAGAGGAAATTGAATCTCAAAAACCATTAGGTCGCCCGGAAGATCAAAGTACTTCTGAAACTGTGACTCAGAAAATCACGGATACGAGATATGCCAACTCGTCACATGATCAAAAACCTGTTGACAAAGAAGCTGCTGAGATTGATGACCTGGCTAAAGTTTCCTCTTCAAGCAATCATGATCCTTCGGAAGAACATAAGCATCGATCCCAAAGGGATCAAATAGACCCATCGGACGATGTTGATTCAAATTTGAATGAGAGTGTGCGTCCTATGAATCGGATTGTTCCTCATCCGGAGGATCGGTTTGTGGCACCCCTTTGGCGAAAGCCTCCTGAGATCATTGAAGAAGCTCAGATCGGCAATGCCGGACTTGCGTTGCTTTGGCCGTACCTGCCCATCCTGTTCAAAGGGGTCAATTGGGTAAAAGACGGTGCGTTCGTTTCCGAGGAGTATCAATTCCGTGCCATACATTTTCTACAATACATGGCTACCGGCGCAGTGGCCACGGAAGAACAAGAGTTGGCATTCAATAAGCTATTGGTAGGCATGCAACCGGAGGTACCGGTGCCTTTTGATGTGGCACTTACTGACGAAGAGTTGGAAGAGGCCCAACATCTGTTGCAGACGGTATTAGAAAGTTGGAAAGCACTGAAAAGTAATTCAGTGGATTTATTGCGGCAGACATTCCTGCAAAAGGAAGGTTTGTTGAAAAAAGACATGGCCAGTTGGAAGCTTTTCGTGGAGCGATCTGCTTTTGACATTCTGTTGGACCGATTGCCGTGGAGTTACAGCGTCGTGAAACTGCCCTGGATGGATAACCTGATCAATGTAGAATGGTAACGGAAAAGATCATCGATAATGCCTCCGACCTGGAGAAGGAACTTACCTGGTTCAAGGAGATCCTGAAAACGCGTTCGGCGCTCAATTCGAATAAGGAGACACCCTATAAACAGGTCGAAGAGATTGATCCGCCTTATTTCAATGGCAGTACTTCTGCTTATTCGAAATTTGTCCGCACGCACGAACTCAACTTCGACGAGCGGTTCATCCTGATCCTGGCATTGGTACCTCATATCAAGCCGGAACTGCTGGACGCCTTTTTGGTCAAAAACAACATGACCCAAAAGATCTACACAGAATTTGGAGGGAAGACAGGAAAAGATCATGCCGGATTTTTACCTACCGGGGAGACAGCCATGTTTATCCTGGCAGGGAGAAACCTGGCCAAAAGGTTTTACCTGCAGCGACTCTTTGAGAATGGTCATATTTTCGCGAAAGAAAGTATCCTTTGGCTTGAGGATGTTAATGGAGGAGAACCCTTCCTTAGCGGTGCACTTACCGTCTCTCAAGAATTACTGGACCTGTTTACCACCGGTGAGGTTCGGAAGCCCGTATTCAGTCAACAGTTTCCGGCGCGACTACTCACTACTCCCATGGATTGGGAAGACCTGGTGTTGCCCAATCCCGTTCGTAATCGCATTCTGGAAATAGAGACCTGGTTGCATCATCATGAAGTGCTGATGAATGACTGGGGCATGGACAAAAAACTGAAAGCAGGCTACCGGGCACTGTTTTATGGTCCTCCCGGAACAGGAAAGACGCTTACAGCTTCTCTGATTGGTAAAAAGATCGGAGCGGATGTCTACCAGATAGATTTGTCCAAGGTGGTTTCCAAGTTCATTGGAGAAACGGAAAAGAACCTTTCAAGGGTGTTTGACCGGGCGGAGAATAAGGACTGGATCCTGTTTTTTGATGAAGCGGAAGCCTTGTTCGGAAAGCGAACATCAGTGAATGATGCCCATGACCGATACGCCAATCAGGAAGTGGCCTATCTGCTACAAAGAATCGAGGACTACAATGGATTGGTGATCCTGGCTTCCAACCTCAGGTCGAACCTTGACGATGCATTTACCCGCCGTTTCCAGACCATGGTACATTTCCCTGTTCCTAAACCTGAAGAGCGAATGAAGCTTTGGAAGCAGGGATTTCCGGCAGTAGCAGCACTTGAATCACGCATTGATCTTAGGGACATTTCTAAGAAGTATGAATTGGCCGGTGGATCCATCATCAACATTGTGCAATACTGCTCCTTGATGGCTTTGAAAAGAGAAGATCAGACCATCCGATTGCAGGACATCATCGAAGGAGTCCGACGAGAATTTCATAAAAGTGGCATGACCCTATAACGATTCATCATATGGCAAGAGGTATCATTAGGAGAAAATCAATAGAAACAGTGGTCCAACCAAAACTTAAGGTAGGACAACCTGGAGATAAATATGAGCAGGAAGCCGATGCTATGGCTGATCGGGTTGTGTCCTATACAGCCCCCAATGCAGCAGTTCAGATGGCCCCATCGGACGAAGATTCCGTGGCGATGAAGACGGGAGAAGAAACGGTGAACATGCAAGCAGAGGAAGAACAAGTAGCCATGAGTCGTGAGGATGAAAGCCAGGTTTCCATGAAAGAAGACGTGGAAGTGGACATGATGGCAGATGAAGAACAAGTCGCTGCCAAAGAGGAAGATAAAGTGGAAATGAAGGAGGATGAGGTATCAATGAAAGAGGATCCGGAGGAGGATTCAGCACAGGTTTCGCTCAAAGAAAAAGATGATGTCTCCATGAAAAAAGAGGATGACGTCTCGATGAAGGAAGACGAGAAGGTGGATATGATGACGGACGAGGAGCAGGTCGCCACAAAGGAAGATGATGAAATGGCCATGAAAGAAGATGAGGACGTTTCAATGAAGGAAGAGGAAGGAGTGGATATGACGAAGGATGAAGAAATGCAGATGAAATGTGCTTCCTGTGAAAATGAAAAAGCAAGAATGAAACCAGCCATTCAAACCAGTACAGGAGGGGCACGACATGCCGCTTCGGATGTTGCCCAGCGAATTTCTCAAACTCGGGGAGGAGGTATGGCCATGAGCCAACAAACAACCCAGGAGATGGGGCAGAAAATGGGTGCGGATTTTAGTTCTGTTCGGATTCATAAAGATGAGCAGGCAGCACAATTGAACAGTGATCTCGGTTCCAAAGCCTTTGCGGTAGGCAAGGATGTTTACTTTAATCAGGGAGAATATAACCCCGGAACCAAAAAAGGTAAGCACTTACTGGCACACGAGTTGACGCATACTATGCAGCAAGGAGCCGTCCGGAATACAGCACCGGCAACAACTGGAGCACCTGGATTACAACAGGCGGAAGACCTGGCTTCATCAAGGTTTTCCGGTAACCGATACCTGGAAACAGTCTTTGATGGAAGGTCTTCATTTAGTCAAAAAAGAAACAAGAAGGGCCGCCATGTTCGATTGGTACAGCAAGCTTTATTGGCTCAAGGATATTCACTGCCCGTTCATGGAGCGGATAGTGATTTCGGACAAGAAACCGAAGAGGCGGTACGGGCTTTTCAGATCGATCATGGCACTGCTATCGATGGAGTGGTTGGAAAGAATACCTTACGATTATTGGATATGGATATATCTGGCGGAACTGTTTCTACTGGTCCCGCTCCAACTCCGGTTCCCGCTACGGCGGCTTTTTCGGAAGCAGCCAACGAAACTTTTGCAGGATATGACGCTTCCGCAGCGCCGAATTGGTTAGTCGTTCCGGTTAATGGAAGACGGAGGGCAGATGTAGCTATCACTCCTGCTGGTACCGTGCCGACTTACGTGAGTGATACGCCAGGAGTAGCTACTGTTCATACAACCGATGATGGAATCGTCGTAACGGGTGTTGGAGTAGGTACCGCGAATATTACCGCCAGGAACGGACCTACGATCCTGGCAACACTACGCGTATCCGTAAAAGCTCAAATTGATAGGAGTGTGGCTTTTCACTATGTTTCAGATTCAAGAGCCGCGGCGGCAGGAGGTCCTCATAGCTCCAACGGTGCGCCTTCAGGTGATGAGATGAGATCGCTACTCAATCGTGTATGGCACAGGCAGGCCAATATTCGTTTCACCGATGCGGGTTTCCATAATGTCGTGGTGCCTGGAGATCTGGGCGCAGCAGTGGAGTGGCAAACTGCACTGGGAGGTGGTGAGTGGCATACCGTTACTGCAACGGGAACCGGAGCTGATTACAACGTTTTCCGAGTTTGGGATTACCTGCAAGACGGAAGAGGTACCAATGGTGGAGCTAATCTCGGCAATAATACCATGATCGCTGATGCGACTTGTGGCGACGGCTGGGGACTGCCACATGAAGCCGGGCATTATTTAGGATTAGGACATGGGACAGCCTTCATTATGACCCCTTGTGGAGCCCGTGCGGACCAGCGAGTAAGTAAGGCGCAAGTAGATACAGTCAACCCTTAAAGCTATTTGGAATGGAACAGTTAATGGTAGAAAATATAGCAACCGTAAAATGGGAGCGATATGCGTCTCATCGTGAGAAAACCTCACAGCTGATCACAGCACTGATCAGGCCGGAGCCTGTAAAATCAATGGCTATTTTAGGTGCCGGGTCCGGCCTGGACCTGGAGTTGGCACAATGGCAATCGTTACTTGATCAGATCACACTTATTGATATCAATGGTCAATTATTGGATGATGCTTCCGCTGTGCATCCGCTGGTTGATTTTTCCAAAGTAGAGCAGCTGGGAGCCATCGACTTTACTGGCTTATATGATCGCCTCGACCAGCCTGGAACAATGAATGATTGGGTGGCCGCTGCTGCAAAACCCACAAAGATTACCGACCGGACTTTTGATCTGGTTGTTTCTGATGCTGTATTTTCAGAAATGATCAACATGATCCATCCTTCAATTCCCGAAGGAGATCTAAGTATGTTGATACGGACACTTCGTAAAAAGCACTTGAATGATTTGTTGTCCCTACTGAACCCCGGAGGAGTCCTGGTGTTCATAACTGACCTGGTTTCTACGGCTTCCGCACCCGATTTACTTCAGTGGCCTGAAGATCAATTGAACTTGATGATGGAAAAATTATTGATTGACCAAAATTTCTTTGCAGGCTGCAATCCCTATGCCATCGTCAATGATTGCGAAAATGATACTGCCCTTATTGAAAACATATCCAGGATTGAACTCACAAAGCCCTGGTTATGGCGGGTTCACGATCATCAGTTGAACCTGGTTTATGCCCTGGTAATGCACAAGAATCCTATTGAAGAAACCTCTTAGATAAAGTAAATACGTCATATGCCCATAGCAGCCGAACCGACCGTAGCGCCTCAGCATTCACCTCATGGTGAGCAGGATTCGGCTGTGATTTCTCCGGAGATAGATATCCAGGGAGAGCCCTTTCAAGAGACCCAGACAACAACTACCGAACAAACCTCAACTACACCTACAACTGCTACGATTGAACCCGTTGTTGCATCGCCTATGGAAGTGGCTCCAATGGTGGCAGGTCCAGCGGCCGTTGCACCCATGGAGGGAAACCTGACAACAGAAGATGAAGCAGGTGTCGCAGCAGAACAGGAAGCACCGGCACAGGAATTTTCGTCCGGTGACAGTAGCGCGCCTCCTTCAGACGCGGATGCTCCGCCAAGTGCCCCTTCTGATGTCGGTGGATCAGGTGGTGGAGACGCAGGAGCCTCAGATGGGGATACAGAACCAACAGCAGAGGCTGAACAAACTAAATCAGAGGAAGAAGAGCAGGAAGGAAAAGAAGAAACAGGTGCAGCAGGTGACGCACCGGAGGGACCTGTTCATACCACGCCACGTACCCCGGAGGAAGATCCAAATTTCCAGGCTGCCGTCGCTCGAAAGGACGATACAGTTACGGAACAACAAACACATGAAGAACCTGCTGCCGCAGCTGGGGCCGCACAAGCTTCTTCCACTTCTCCTGCGAATGAACGAGAAAGTATGGCGGAAGCCGGGCAGGTAAATGAGATGGATCAGGAAGAACCTGGTGTGTTTGATGCTGCATCCTTCAAAGCCATGCTGATGGAGGCCATTGCTGCCATACTTCCTAAGAACAATGATGAGGCGGATAAGTTTGCCGATAGTGGTAAGGTAGACAAGGTGAAGAATAAGGCCACTAGTCAAGTGGAGTCTGAGAAGGAGAGTGCGGCTGGAGACATTGAGCAGAAGACCCAGGAAGAACCAGACACCAACAGCGTTCCCGAGCGCCAGGTACAGCCGCTTGCCCCCCAAGATCCGGGACCAGCACCAGTAGATATTGCCGCTGGTAGTGCCATGCCTCCGACCAGGGGAGCGGCAGAAGTGAATGCCCCACTTGACCAAAACGTCGATGAGGTTGAGCAAGCAAAGGCAGATGCGGAAGTAACGGATGAACAACTGCTCAGGGGAAATGAACCTTCTTTTACTGATGCAGTAAATAAGTCGGACGAAGCGAAGCAGCATGCACATGAGGCCCCGGTTCAATTCCGACAGCAAGAGCAGGAAACCCTGGCCAGTAGCGAGGCAGGCGCTCAGGCAGCAGGTGAATCACAGCTGACTGCTATGCATCACGACCGTACCGGAGTAATGGCGCAGGTGTCAGCCGATCAGCAGAATACGGCCACCAGTGATACTTCTGTGCGCCAGAAGGTAGCAGATCACATCAATGGCATTTATGAACAAACCAAAACAGATGTAGAAGACATCCTTACCACGCTCGATACTTCGGTTGAAACCATGTTTGACAAAGCCGCGGATAAGGCTACCAATGCTTTTGAGAACCTGGTAGATCGCCGCATGTCTGCTTACAAGTCCCGGCGTTACTCTGGTTTGATAGGGAAAGGTCGATGGGTCAAAGACTTATTCGCCGGACTTCCTGATGAAGCGAATCGTTTCTTTACGGAAGGAAGAAACCTCTATCTGGAGATCATGGATGGAGAGTTGACCCTCATCGCTGAACATGTGGCCAAAGAATTGACAGCTGCCAAGACCCGCATCCAGAAAGGGAAGCAGGATATTCAGGATTATGTGGTGAGCTTGCCTAAGAACCTTCAGCAGGAAGGGAAAGAGGCAGCTGATGCGATCAATAGTAAGTTCGATGAGTTGAAAGAGAGTGTGATCGCCAAAGG belongs to Cytophagales bacterium and includes:
- a CDS encoding ATP-binding protein, yielding MVTEKIIDNASDLEKELTWFKEILKTRSALNSNKETPYKQVEEIDPPYFNGSTSAYSKFVRTHELNFDERFILILALVPHIKPELLDAFLVKNNMTQKIYTEFGGKTGKDHAGFLPTGETAMFILAGRNLAKRFYLQRLFENGHIFAKESILWLEDVNGGEPFLSGALTVSQELLDLFTTGEVRKPVFSQQFPARLLTTPMDWEDLVLPNPVRNRILEIETWLHHHEVLMNDWGMDKKLKAGYRALFYGPPGTGKTLTASLIGKKIGADVYQIDLSKVVSKFIGETEKNLSRVFDRAENKDWILFFDEAEALFGKRTSVNDAHDRYANQEVAYLLQRIEDYNGLVILASNLRSNLDDAFTRRFQTMVHFPVPKPEERMKLWKQGFPAVAALESRIDLRDISKKYELAGGSIINIVQYCSLMALKREDQTIRLQDIIEGVRREFHKSGMTL
- a CDS encoding DUF4157 domain-containing protein, with product MARGIIRRKSIETVVQPKLKVGQPGDKYEQEADAMADRVVSYTAPNAAVQMAPSDEDSVAMKTGEETVNMQAEEEQVAMSREDESQVSMKEDVEVDMMADEEQVAAKEEDKVEMKEDEVSMKEDPEEDSAQVSLKEKDDVSMKKEDDVSMKEDEKVDMMTDEEQVATKEDDEMAMKEDEDVSMKEEEGVDMTKDEEMQMKCASCENEKARMKPAIQTSTGGARHAASDVAQRISQTRGGGMAMSQQTTQEMGQKMGADFSSVRIHKDEQAAQLNSDLGSKAFAVGKDVYFNQGEYNPGTKKGKHLLAHELTHTMQQGAVRNTAPATTGAPGLQQAEDLASSRFSGNRYLETVFDGRSSFSQKRNKKGRHVRLVQQALLAQGYSLPVHGADSDFGQETEEAVRAFQIDHGTAIDGVVGKNTLRLLDMDISGGTVSTGPAPTPVPATAAFSEAANETFAGYDASAAPNWLVVPVNGRRRADVAITPAGTVPTYVSDTPGVATVHTTDDGIVVTGVGVGTANITARNGPTILATLRVSVKAQIDRSVAFHYVSDSRAAAAGGPHSSNGAPSGDEMRSLLNRVWHRQANIRFTDAGFHNVVVPGDLGAAVEWQTALGGGEWHTVTATGTGADYNVFRVWDYLQDGRGTNGGANLGNNTMIADATCGDGWGLPHEAGHYLGLGHGTAFIMTPCGARADQRVSKAQVDTVNP